The Cervus canadensis isolate Bull #8, Minnesota chromosome 29, ASM1932006v1, whole genome shotgun sequence genome includes a window with the following:
- the LOC122431012 gene encoding LOW QUALITY PROTEIN: latexin-like (The sequence of the model RefSeq protein was modified relative to this genomic sequence to represent the inferred CDS: inserted 1 base in 1 codon) produces MEIPPTHYPAARAASVVENCINYQQGTPHKVFLVQTVTQASLEDIPGRGHKYRLKFSVEEIIQKEVTVNCTAEVLXPPMGQDTAPEVNFTFEGEIGKNPDEEDNTFYQRLKSMKEPLEAQNIPDSFGNVPPEMKPVRHLAWVASGYIWQNSTENTWYKMAKIQTVKQVQRNDDFIELDYTILLHDVASQEIIPWQMQVLWHPQYGTKVKHNSRLPKEAQLE; encoded by the exons ATGGAAATCCCTCCGACCCACTACCCGGCCGCCAGGGCGGCCTCGGTGGTCGAGAACTGCATCAACTACCAGCAGGGGACCCCGCACAAGGTGTTTCTGGTGCAGACAGTCACACAAGCCAGCCTGGAGGATATTCCAGGAAGAGGACATAAGTATCGCCTTAAATTTTCTGTGGAAGAAATTATCCAAAAAGAAGTTACAGTGAACTGCACAGCTGAAGTAC TACCTCCAATGGGACAAGATACTGCACCGGAAGTCAACTTCACATTTgaaggagaaattggaaaaaaccCAGATGAAGAAGATAACACATTTTATCAAAGACTCAAGTCCATGAAGGAACCACTAGAAGCACAAAATATTCCAGACAGTTTTGGAAATGTACCTCCAGAAATGAAGCCAGTTCGACATTTAGCCTGGGTTGCCAGTGGTTATATATGGCAAAATTCTACTGAAAATACATGgtataaaatggcaaaaattcaaACTGTCAAGCAAGTGCAAAGAAATGATGACTTCATCGAGTTAGACTACACTATTCTCCTTCATGACGTTGCATCTCAGGAGATTATTCCTTGGCAAATGCAAGTTCTCTGGCATCCACAATATGGTACTAAAGTAAAGCATAATAGCCGTCTGCCAAAGGAAGCACAATTGGAATAA